One genomic segment of Stigmatopora argus isolate UIUO_Sarg chromosome 3, RoL_Sarg_1.0, whole genome shotgun sequence includes these proteins:
- the tes gene encoding testin, with protein sequence MEIEKEVKKMTLGHEFGAGAACLKCKDKCEGFELHFWRKICRNCKCGLAEHNVQMNSEENKKVGKLFEDTKYTGLIAKLKTDGVPVYRGNAITITLGGPATAHTVLPGTAVEAAPYVPTANVAFVPPVAGSGVKTAGGIQAASGDKASGGTTPGDIQAVSGSTGLAGTQVRAAPAGFAPVKANTAGVSVISNTANVVPVSKDTPLKSVTYEWAPPVANKYVAVRYIELLPPEKRPVVGTEGAAYRRQQMARQLPEHDQDPDKCHELSPAEVKKMQQFVRKYKDEALGVGDVRLPEEMVMVQAAAGGAGGAKPAGSGPKSLQGAAGAEAQAGVGGSMPAGGAVGTASTTGAMGTSGAPQQNFSCCRCDQPMRVGDPAVYAERAGYDKLWHPACFVCCTCDELLVDMIYFWKRGKLYCGRHYGDSEKPRCGGCDELIFSNEYTQAESQNWHLKHFCCFDCDLVLAGETYVMEQDKPVCTPCYMTNYAVKCSGCSEAVEPEAQRVSYGAYHWHAAPQCFKCSGCAKVLIGQRFMAAQDKLYCSVECKKK encoded by the exons ATGGAGATCGAGAAAGAAGTGAAGAAG atgaCACTTGGGCATGAGTTTGGTGCGGGTGCTGCTTGCCTTAAGTGTAAAGACAAGTGTGAGGGCTTTGAGCTTCATTTTTGGAG AAAAATCTGTCGTAACTGCAAATGTGGGCTTGCAGAGCACAATGTGCAGATGAACTCGGAGGAGAACAAAAAG GTGGGGAAGCTCTTTGAAGACACCAAGTACACTGGCCTTATCGCAAAACTCAAGACAGATGGTGTCCCTGTGTACCGGGGCAATGCCATCACTATTACACTGGGCGGCCCCGCTACGGCTCACACAGTGTTACCAGGCACCGCTGTTGAAGCTGCACCTTATGTTCCTACTGCCAATGTGGCTTTTGTCCCGCCCGTTGCGGGCTCGGGAGTTAAAACGGCTGGAGGCATCCAAGCAGCTTCAGGAGATAAGGCCTCAGGAGGCACAACACCCGGTGACATCCAGGCAGTCTCAGGAAGTACGGGGCTCGCTGGCACCCAGGTCCGGGCTGCGCCTGCTGGCTTCGCACCCGTAAAAGCAAACACGGCGGGCGTTTCCGTCATTTCTAACACAGCCAACGTAGTTCCGGTCAGCAAAGACACGCCTCTTAAGTCGGTCACATATGAGTGGGCGCCTCCTGTTGCCAATAAATATGTG GCTGTACGTTACATTGAGCTGCTCCCGCCTGAGAAGCGGCCCGTGGTGGGCACAGAAGGCGCCGCCTACCGCCGGCAGCAGATGGCACGCCAGTTGCCCGAGCACGACCAAGATCCAGATAAGTGTCACGAGCTGAGCCCAGCCGAAGTCAAGAAAATGCAACAGTTTGTGCGCAAATACAAGGACGAGGCGTTGGGTGTCGGTGACGTGAGGCTCCCAGAAGAGATGGTTATGGTGCAGGCAGCAGCCGGCGGGGCGGGAGGGGCAAAACCGGCGGGGTCTGGACCAAAGAGTCTACAGGGGGCCGCTGGAGCAGAGGCTCAAGCCGGAGTGGGTGGATCCATGCCAGCTGGAGGCGCTGTTGGTACCGCATCCACCACTGGAGCCATGGGCACCTCAGGAGCTCCGCAACAAAATTTT TCATGTTGCCGCTGCGATCAGCCCATGCGTGTCGGAGACCCGGCCGTGTATGCCGAGCGGGCCGGCTACGACAAGTTGTGGCACCCGGCCTGCTTTGTGTGTTGCACCTGCGATGAACTCCTAGTAGACATGATTTACTTCTGGAAACGTGGAAAGCTCTACTGCGGACGCCACTATGGCGACAGCGAGAAGCCACGTTGTGGCGGCTGCGATGAG CTTATCTTCAGTAATGAGTATACTCAGGCTGAGAGCCAAAACTGGCACCTGAAACACTTCTGCTGCTTCGACTGTGACTTGGTCCTGGCAGGAGAGACATATGTGATGGAGCAAGACAAGCCTGTCTGCACACCCTGCTACATGACAAATTATGCTGTG AAATGCTCAGGATGCAGTGAAGCGGTGGAACCCGAGGCTCAGCGTGTGTCATACGGTGCGTACCACTGGCACGCAGCACCACAGTGTTTCAAGTGCTCGGGCTGCGCCAAAGTTCTAATAGGCCAGCGCTTTATGGCGGCACAGGACAAACTCTACTGTTCCgtcgaatgcaaaaaaaaatga
- the LOC144071256 gene encoding carboxypeptidase A1-like — MMRFLLLLTTLLVAVLGKERFEGHQVLRMVPKNGAQLSLLKKMEEMEQYGVDFWRKAGDVDAHVDIRVPPESLEVVTRFLESNNIKFSVIIEDLQVVLDQEQKEIDLFVCETESRNTDNFDFHKYHSIREIYCLQDLLVAESPELVSKVVIGQSYEGRPLNVLKFSTGGVNRPANWIDTGIHSPEWVTQASGTWFAKKIVDDYGRDPVLTAILNKMDIFLEIVSNPDGFHYTQTRDRMWRKTRKPNPGSHCVGVDANRNWNAGFGGLGSSGSPCSEKYHGPHPHSETEVSSIVNFVKSHGNIKSFVSIHSYSQMLLYPYGYTATPVKDQAELHNLAKKAITALVSLYDTRYQYGSIFNTIYPASGGSTDWAYNNGIKYSFTLELRDMGRYGLLLPANQIIPTAEEAWVALMVIMDHTSKNLF, encoded by the exons ATGATGAGGTTCTTGCTCCTGTTGACCACTCTACTGGTTGCCGTGCTGGGCAAGGAAAGGTTCGAAGG ACATCAGGTTCTTCGTATGGTGCCAAAGAATGGAGCGCAGCTGTCtcttctgaaaaaaatggaggagatGGAACAGTATGGG GTGGACTTCTGGAGGAAGGCAGGTGACGTGGACGCTCACGTGGACATCAGAGTGCCCCCAGAAAGTTTGGAAGTTGTCACACGTTTCCTAGAAAGCAACAACATTAAATTCTCAGTCATTATTGAAGACCTGCAG GTGGTCCTGGACCAAGAGCAGAAGGAGATAGATTTGTTTGTCTGTGAAACCGAGTCCAGAAACACCGATAACTTTGACTTCCACAAATACCACAGCATTCGCGAG ATATACTGCTTGCAGGACTTGTTGGTGGCCGAGAGTCCTGAACTGGTCAGCAAGGTGGTGATTGGTCAAAGCTACGAGGGACGTCCGCTCAATGTGCTCAAG TTCAGCACTGGTGGAGTCAACCGACCTGCCAACTGGATTGACACGGGAATCCACTCTCCTGAATGGGTCACTCAGGCTAGCGGCACCTGGTTTGCCAAGAAG ATTGTTGACGACTACGGTCGCGATCCTGTCCTTACCGCCATCCTCAACAAGATGGATATCTTCTTGGAGATCGTCAGCAATCCTGATGGCTTCCACTACACGCAAACAAGA GATCGCATGTGGCGTAAGACCAGGAAGCCCAATCCTGGTTCCCACTGTGTGGGGGTCGATGCGAACAGGAACTGGAACGCTGGTTTTGGAG GCCTCGGTTCAAGTGGCAGTCCTTGTTCGGAGAAGTACCATGGGCCGCATCCACACTCTGAGACGGAGGTCAGCTCCATCGTGAATTTCGTCAAGTCTCACGGAAACATCAAGTCTTTCGTTTCCATCCACTCATACTCGCAGATGCTACTTTACCCCTATGGATACACTGCGACACCTGTCAAAGACCAGGCGGAGCTA CACAACTTGGCCAAGAAGGCCATCACTGCCCTGGTTTCACTTTACGACACTCGCTACCAGTATGGAAGCATCTTCAACACAATCT ACCCGGCCAGTGGTGGGAGCACCGATTGGGCGTACAATAACGGAATCAAGTACTCATTCACCCTCGAACTGCGTGACATGGGACGCTACGGGTTGCTGTTGCCTGCCAACCAGATCATTCCCACTGCTGAGGAGGCGTGGGTTGCACTTATGGTCATCATGGACCACACCTCCAAAAACCTCTTCTGA
- the LOC144070825 gene encoding carboxypeptidase A1-like: MNSVMMRVLFVLATLLVAALSKETFEGHQVLRTVAKDEAQLSLLKKMEDMEEYGLDFWKEANDVDVNVDIRVPSGSLEAVKLFLESNDIKFSVMIEDLQAILDEELEEMDASARVAEPRNTDNFDYSRYHTISEIYGFQDMLVAENPGLVSKLVIGQSYENRPLNVLKFSTGGNKRPAIWLDTGIHSREWVTQASGTWFAKKIVTDYGRDPVLTAILNKMDIFLEIVTNPDGFHYTQTRNRMWRKTRKPNRGSSCVGVDPNRNWDAGFGGPGASGSPCSETYRGPRAHSESEVSSIVNFVKSHGNIKSFVSIHAYSQMLLYPYGYTRTPVKDQKELHDLARKAVTDLTSLYGTRYRYGSIINTIYQASGGTIDWTYNQGIKYSFTFELRDTGRYGFILPANQIIPTAKETWLALMSIMDHTSKNLY, from the exons ATGAATTCTGTCATGATGAGGGTCTTGTTCGTGTTGGCCACGCTGCTCGTTGCGGCGCTCAGTAAGGAAACGTTTGAAGG ACATCAAGTTCTCCGCACGGTGGCAAAGGATGAAGCGCAACTGTCTCTTCTAAAGAAAATGGAGGACATGGAGGAGTATGGG CTGGACTTCTGGAAAGAGGCCAATGATGTGGATGTTAACGTGGACATCAGAGTGCCTTCAGGAAGTCTGGAGGCTGTTAAACTTTTTCTGGAAAGCAATGACATCAAATTCTCAGTCATGATTGAAGACCTGCAG GCGATCCTGGATGAGGAACTAGAGGAGATGGATGCCTCCGCCCGTGTTGCCGAGCCCAGAAACACTGATAACTTCGACTACTCGAGATACCACACCATCTCCGAG ATATACGGGTTCCAGGACATGCTGGTGGCCGAGAATCCTGGACTGGTCAGCAAGCTGGTGATTGGTCAAAGCTACGAGAATCGTCCTCTCAATGTGCTCAAG TTCAGCACAGGTGGAAACAAGCGTCCTGCCATCTGGCTCGACACTGGCATCCATTCCCGTGAATGGGTCACTCAAGCTAGCGGGACCTGGTTCGCCAAAAAG atcgtgACTGACTACGGTCGCGATCCCGTCCTCACCGCCATCCTCAACAAGATGGATATCTTCTTGGAGATCGTCACCAATCCTGATGGCTTCCACTACACGCAAACAAGA AATCGCATGTGGCGTAAGACCAGAAAGCCCAATCGTGGTTCCTCTTGTGTGGGAGTAGATCCCAACAGGAACTGGGATGCTGGTTTTGGAG GTCCTGGTGCTAGTGGCAGTCCTTGCTCGGAGACGTACCGCGGCCCGCGGGCACACTCAGAATCGGAGGTCAGCTCCATTGTGAACTTCGTCAAGTCTCATGGAAACATCAAGTCCTTTGTCTCCATCCATGCGTACTCGCAAATGCTGCTCTACCCCTATGGATACACCAGGACACCTGTGAAGGACCAGAAAGAGCTG CACGATTTGGCCAGGAAGGCCGTCACTGACCTGACTTCCCTTTACGGCACTCGCTACCGATATGGAAGCATCATCAACACAATCT ACCAAGCCAGTGGTGGAACCATCGACTGGACCTATAATCAAGGCATCAAGTACTCGTTCACGTTCGAGTTGCGTGATACTGGGCGCTATGGCTTCATCTTGCCTGCCAACCAGATCATCCCCACTGCCAAGGAGACATGGCTGGCCCTCATGTCCATCATGGACCACACCTCCAAAAACCTCTACTGA
- the cep41 gene encoding centrosomal protein of 41 kDa isoform X1 — protein MASVRKIENQNQQYMRKQIPKNAKYQHIKTKIDTGVSLTKYMERLEEIKQHYKFNKGEIFKRFKATTFAELVLQVASVSNLNECVSGDSCHGLHDGGSGDSSTMAANADPEAAHVNGSPETKNKAKNPQNSRTVTSSLLRVINGVGELNVNGDQTKAANADAGMDIEKPYKDCPYLLLDVRDRDLYDQCHIISANSFPIAMLSRTMNPYSKEVLEYKNAEGKIIVVYDEDERIAIQAATNMCQRGFENLFMLSGGLKVIVQKFPEGMTTGTIPTSCLPPTLTSKLRKYVHPPPPPLIQAAGQRWRFTAEELAMIEGQLENISMTGSSRTSSRLSTCSSLSKAVSIRSGRYPSSISSRESGRLRRPWK, from the exons ATGGCGTCTGTaagaaaaattgaaaaccaaaatcaacag TACATGAGAAAGCAGATACCAAAGAATGCCAAGTATCAGcacatcaaaacaaaaattgatACTG GGGTCAGCCTGACCAAGTACATGGAGCGCCTTGAGGAGATTAAACAGC actACAAGTTCAACAAAGGCGAAATCTTCAAGCGCTTTAAAGCGACAACATTTGCAGAGTTG GTTCTTCAAGTTGCATCAGTATCAAACCTCAATGAGTGTGTCAGTGGTGATTCATGTCACGGCCTTCACG ATGGGGGCAGTGGTGACAGCAGCACGATGGCAGCTAATGCAGACCCGGAGGCAGCGCACGTCAATGGCTCACCAGAGACCAAGAATAAGGCAAAAAATCCACAGAACAGCCGTACCGTGACATCCTCGTTGTTAAG GGTCATAAACGGAGTCGGTGAGCTGAACGTGAATGGCGACCAAACAAAGGCAGCTAATGCAGATGCAGGCATGGACATTGAAAAGCCCTACAAAGATTGCCCCTACCTGCTGCTGGACGTCCGCGACCGTGATCTCTACGACCAGTGCCACATTATCTCCG CTAACAGTTTTCCAATCGCCATGCTGTCCCGGACAATGAATCCTTACAGCAAAGAAGTGCTGGAATAT aaaaacgctgAGGGTAAGATCATCGTCGTGTACGATGAAGATGAGCGCATCGCTATTCAGGCGGCGACCAACATGTGCCAGCGGGGTTTTGAGAACCTCTTTATGCTCAGCGGAG GTCTCAAAGTGATTGTTCAAAAATTCCCAGAGGGCATGACGACAGGTACCATACCCACTTCCTGCCTGCCCCCCACGTTGACGTCCAAGTTGAGGAAGTACGTCCACCCTCCACCGCCGCCCTTGATACAGGCGGCGGGACAAAGATGGAGGTTTACGGCAGAAGAGCTCGCTATGATTGAAGGCCAGCTGGAGAACATCTCAATGACAGGCAGTA GTCGTACGTCCAGTCGACTGTCAACATGCAGCAGTTTGTCCAAAGCGGTCAGCATTCGCAGCGGCCGCTACCCATCCTCAATTTCCTCGAGGGAGAGTGGGCGGCTTAGGAGGCCTTGGAAGTGA
- the cep41 gene encoding centrosomal protein of 41 kDa isoform X2, with product MYRGIGGDQYMRKQIPKNAKYQHIKTKIDTGVSLTKYMERLEEIKQHYKFNKGEIFKRFKATTFAELVLQVASVSNLNECVSGDSCHGLHDGGSGDSSTMAANADPEAAHVNGSPETKNKAKNPQNSRTVTSSLLRVINGVGELNVNGDQTKAANADAGMDIEKPYKDCPYLLLDVRDRDLYDQCHIISANSFPIAMLSRTMNPYSKEVLEYKNAEGKIIVVYDEDERIAIQAATNMCQRGFENLFMLSGGLKVIVQKFPEGMTTGTIPTSCLPPTLTSKLRKYVHPPPPPLIQAAGQRWRFTAEELAMIEGQLENISMTGSSRTSSRLSTCSSLSKAVSIRSGRYPSSISSRESGRLRRPWK from the exons ATGTACCGGGGCATCGGCGGCGATCAg TACATGAGAAAGCAGATACCAAAGAATGCCAAGTATCAGcacatcaaaacaaaaattgatACTG GGGTCAGCCTGACCAAGTACATGGAGCGCCTTGAGGAGATTAAACAGC actACAAGTTCAACAAAGGCGAAATCTTCAAGCGCTTTAAAGCGACAACATTTGCAGAGTTG GTTCTTCAAGTTGCATCAGTATCAAACCTCAATGAGTGTGTCAGTGGTGATTCATGTCACGGCCTTCACG ATGGGGGCAGTGGTGACAGCAGCACGATGGCAGCTAATGCAGACCCGGAGGCAGCGCACGTCAATGGCTCACCAGAGACCAAGAATAAGGCAAAAAATCCACAGAACAGCCGTACCGTGACATCCTCGTTGTTAAG GGTCATAAACGGAGTCGGTGAGCTGAACGTGAATGGCGACCAAACAAAGGCAGCTAATGCAGATGCAGGCATGGACATTGAAAAGCCCTACAAAGATTGCCCCTACCTGCTGCTGGACGTCCGCGACCGTGATCTCTACGACCAGTGCCACATTATCTCCG CTAACAGTTTTCCAATCGCCATGCTGTCCCGGACAATGAATCCTTACAGCAAAGAAGTGCTGGAATAT aaaaacgctgAGGGTAAGATCATCGTCGTGTACGATGAAGATGAGCGCATCGCTATTCAGGCGGCGACCAACATGTGCCAGCGGGGTTTTGAGAACCTCTTTATGCTCAGCGGAG GTCTCAAAGTGATTGTTCAAAAATTCCCAGAGGGCATGACGACAGGTACCATACCCACTTCCTGCCTGCCCCCCACGTTGACGTCCAAGTTGAGGAAGTACGTCCACCCTCCACCGCCGCCCTTGATACAGGCGGCGGGACAAAGATGGAGGTTTACGGCAGAAGAGCTCGCTATGATTGAAGGCCAGCTGGAGAACATCTCAATGACAGGCAGTA GTCGTACGTCCAGTCGACTGTCAACATGCAGCAGTTTGTCCAAAGCGGTCAGCATTCGCAGCGGCCGCTACCCATCCTCAATTTCCTCGAGGGAGAGTGGGCGGCTTAGGAGGCCTTGGAAGTGA